A genome region from Nicotiana tabacum cultivar K326 chromosome 13, ASM71507v2, whole genome shotgun sequence includes the following:
- the LOC142167921 gene encoding 5-epi-aristolochene synthase 3: MASAAVANYEEEIVRPVADFSPSLWGDQFLSFSIENQVAEKYAQEIEALKEQTRSLLLATGRKLADTLNLIDIIERLGISYHFERQIDEILDQIYNQNLNCDDLCTSALQFRLLRQHGFNISPEIFSKFQDENGKFKESLASDVLGLLNLYEASHVRTHADDILEDALAFSTIHLESAAPHLKSPLREQVTHALEQCLHKGVPRVETRFFISSIYDKEQSKNNVLLRFAKLDFNLLQMLHKQELAQVSRWWKDLDFVTTLPYARDRVVECYFWALGVYFEPQYSQARVILVKTISMISIVDDTFDAYGTVKELEAYTDAIQRWDINEIDRLPDYMKISYKAILDLYKDYEKELSSAGRSHIVCHAIERMKEVVRNYNVESTWFIEGYMPPVSEYLSNALATTTYYYLATTSYLGMKSVTEQDFEWLSKNPKILEASVIICRVIDDTATYEVEKSRGQIATGIECCMRDYGISTKEAMAKFQGMAEAAWRDLNEGFVRPTPVSTEILFRILNLARIVEVTYIHNLDGYTHPEKVLKPHINALLVDSIEI, from the exons ATGGCCTCAGCAGCAGTAGCCAACTATGAAGAAGAGATTGTTCGCCCCGTCGCAGACTTCTCCCCTAGTCTATGGGGTGATCAGTTCCTTTCATTCTCCATTGAAAATCAG gtTGCAGAAAAATATGCTCAAGAGATTGAAGCATTGAAGGAACAAACGAGAAGTTTGCTGTTAGCAACCGGAAGGAAATTGGCTGATACATTGAATTTGATTGATATTATTGAACGTCTTGGCATCTCCTACCACTTTGAAAGACAAATTGATGAGATTTTGGATCAAATTTATAACCAAAACTTAAACTGCGACGATTTGTGCACTTCTGCACTTCAATTTCGATTGCTCAGGCAACACGGTTTCAACATCTCTCCTG AAATTTTCAGCAAATTCCAAGATGAAAATGGCAAATTCAAGGAGTCTCTTGCTAGTGATGTCTTAGGATTATTAAACTTGTATGAAGCTTCACATGTAAGGACTCATGCTGACGATATCTTAGAAGACGCACTTGCTTTCTCCACTATCCATCTTGAATCTGCAGCTCCACATTTGAAATCTCCACTTAGGGAGCAAGTGACACATGCCCTTGAGCAATGTTTGCACAAGGGTGTTCCTAGAGTCGAGACCCGATTCTTCATCTCATCAATCTATGACAAGGAACAATCGAAGAATAATGTGTTACTTCGATTTGCCAAATTGGATTTCAACTTGCTCCAGATGTTGCACAAACAAGAACTTGCTCAAGTATCAAG GTGGTGGAAAGATTTGGATTTCGTAACAACACTTCCATATGCTAGAGATCGAGTGGTTGAATGCTACTTTTGGGCATTAGGAGTTTATTTTGAGCCTCAATACTCTCAAGCTCGCGTCATACTCGTTAAGACCATATCAATGATTTCGATTGTCGATGACACCTTTGATGCTTATGGTACAGTTAAAGAACTTGAGGCATACACAGATGCCATACAAAG ATGGGATATCAACGAAATTGATCGGCTTCCTGATTACATGAAAATCAGTTATAAAGCTATTCTAGATCTTTACAAGGATTATGAAAAGGAATTGTCTAGTGCTGGAAGATCTCATATTGTCTGCCATGCAATAGAAAGG ATGAAAGAAGTAGTAAGAAATTATAATGTCGAGTCAACATGGTTTATTGAAGGATATATGCCACCTGTTTCTGAATACCTAAGCAATGCACTAGCAACTACTACATATTACTACCTCGCGACAACATCGTATTTGGGCATGAAGTCCGTTACGGAGCAGGATTTTGAGTGGTTGTCAAAGAATCCTAAAATTCTTGAAGCTAGTGTGATAATATGCCGAGTTATTGATGATACAGCCACGTACGAG GTTGAGAAAAGTCGGGGACAAATAGCAACAGGAATTGAATGCTGCATGAGAGATTATGGCATATCAACAAAAGAGGCAATGGCTAAATTTCAAGGAATGGCTGAAGCAGCATGGAGGGATCTTAATGAGGGATTTGTTAGGCCCACTCCTGTATCTACGGAGATTTtatttcgtattctcaatctTGCTCGTATTGTTGAGGTTACATATATACACAATCTAGATGGGTACACTCATCCGGAGAAAGTCTTGAAACCTCACATCAATGCCCTACTTGTGGACTCCATCGAAATTTGA